The genomic segment CGACATGGTCACCGGCAAGATCGAGTCGCACGTGGGCGACTGCGTGGTGCTCTGCACCGGCGGCTACGGCAACGTGTTCTACCTCTCGACTAACGCCAAGGGCTGCAACGCCACCGCGATCTGGCGGGCGCACCGCAAGGGCGCGCTGTTCGGCAACCCCTGCTTCACCCAGATCCACCCAACCTGCATCCCGGTGTCTGGCGACTACCAGTCGAAGCTCACCCTGATGTCCGAGTCGCTGCGCAACGACGGCCGCATCTGGGTGCCCAAGCAGGCAGGCGACAAGCGCCGCCCACAGGACATCCCCGAGGCCGAGCGCGACTACTTCCTGGAGCGCCGCTACCCCTCGTTCGGCAACCTGGTGCCGCGCGACGTGGCCTCGCGCAATGCCAAGATGGTGTGCGATGAGGGCCGCGGCGTGGGCACCACCGGCCTGGGCGTGTACCTGGACTTCGCCGAGGCGATCAACCGCCTGGGCAAGGGCACGATCGAGGAGCGCTACGGCAATCTCTTCGACATGTACCACCACATCACCGCCGAGAACCCCTACGAGCAGCCGATGCGCATCTTCCCCGCCGTGCACTACACCATGGGCGGCCTGTGGGTCGACTACGAGCTGATGTCCACCATCCCGGGCCTGTTCGTGGCGGGCGAGGCCAACTTCTCCGACCACGGCGCGAACCGCCTCGGCGCGTCGGCGCTGATGCAGGGCCTGGCCGATGGCTACTTCGTGCTGCCCAACACCGTGGGCAACTACCTGGCCCAGACCAAGCAGGAGAAGGTTGACACCAACCACGAGGCGGTCCGCCAGGTGCAGAACGAGGCCGACGCGCAGGTGAAGCGGCTGCTCAACATCAAGGGCAAGCGCACTGTCGACTCCTTCCACAAGGAGCTGGGCAAGATCATGTGGGATGACTGCGGCATGGGCCGCACCGACGCCAGCCTCAAGCACGCGCTGGAGCGCATCCCCGAGATCCGCGCCGAGTTCTGGGAGAACGTGAACGTGCCCGGCAGCGATAGCGACCTCAACCAGTCGCTGGAGCGCGCGGGCCGCGTGGCCGACTTCCTGGAACTGGCCGAGCTGATGTGCGTGGACGCCCTGCACCGCACCGAGTCCTGCGGCGGCCACTTCCGCGAGGAGAGCCAGACCCCCGAGGGCGAGGCGCTGCGCGACGACGAGAACTTCTCGTATGTCGCCGCCTGGGAGTTCACCGGCGTGGGCAAGACCCCGGTGCTCCACAAGGAGCCGCTTGAGTTCGAGTACGTCCACCCGTCGCAGCGCAGCTACAAGTAGAGAGCCAGGGCGGCGCGGCTGGCCCCGCGCCAGCGCGCCGCCCGACACGGAGATACACCATGGATCTTACACTCAACGTCTGGCGACAGAAGGACGCCAACTCGCCGGGGAAGATGGTCACCTACCAGGCCAAAAACGTCAGCACCGAGATGTCCTTCTTGGAGATGCTCGACGTGGTCAACGAGGAGCTGACCAACAAGGGCGAGGAGCCGATCGCGTTCGACCACGACTGCCGCGAGGGCATCTGTGGCTCGTGCGGTGTGATGGTGAACGGCGTGGCCCACGGCCCCGGCAAGGGCGTGACGGCATGCCAGGTGCACATGCGCAGCTTCCACGATGGCGAGACGCTCACCATCGAGCCGTGGCGCGCGCGCTCCTTCCCGGTGCTGAAGGATCTGATCGTCGACCGCAGCGCGTTCGACCGGATCATCCAGGCCGGCGGCTTCACCTCGGTCTCGACGGGCAGCGCCCCCGAGGCCAACGCGATCCCGATCCCCAAGGAGAACGCCGACCTGGCCATGGATGCCGCCGCCTGCATCGGCTGCGGCGCGTGCGTGGCGGCCTGCCCCAACGCCTCGGCCATGCTGTTCACCTCGGCCAAGGTCTCGCAGCTGGCGCTGCTGCCCCAGGGCCAGCCCGAGCGCGCCGAGCGCGTGCTCGACATGGTGCAGCAGATGGACGCCGAGGGCTTCGGTGGCTGCACCAACTACGGCGAGTGCTCGGCGGTCTGCCCGAAGGAGATCAGCCTCGACTTCATCGCCAAGCTCAACCGCGAGCTGATCGCGGCCACCGTGAGCCACGGCGGCAAGAAGCGCCGCCGCCAGGAGCCGGTGGGCAAGTCCAAGTAGCCCAACGACAGACGCACAGCAATGCCGGATGGAGCATACTCCATCCGGCATTGCTGTGCGTCCCGCCACGCAGGCGTGCTGCCGACCACTGGCGGCCTAGACCAAGCGCTACAGCTTGGCGTAGTTCTCCTTCAGGGTCTGCGCCGAGCGCTGGAAGGCCTCGATCTCGTCCTTCGCCAGCTGGATGTTCAGCACCTCCTCCATGCCGCTGCGGCTCACGATCGAGGGCAGGCTGATCGCCATGCCCTCGACCCCGAACTGGCCGTGTAGCGGCGTGCTGACCGTGAGCACACTGTGGCGATCCTTCAGGATGGACTCCACCAGCGTATGCAGGCCCAGGCCGATGGCGTAGTAGGTGGCCTTCTTGCGGCGGATGATCTCGTAGGCGGCGTTGCGGGTCTGGAACAGGATGTCGTCCATGGCGGCCTGATCGTAGCCGCGCCCGTTCGAGCCGACAAAGTCTCGCAGGCGCACGCCCGCGATGTTGGCCAAGCTCCAGACCGCCAGCTCGCTGTCGCCGTGCTCGCCGATGATATAGGCATGCACGCTGCGCGGGTCAACCTGGTAGTACTCGCTCAGCAGGTAGCGGAAGCGCGCCGTGTCCAAGATCGTGCCCGAGCCGATCACCTGGCCGGGGCGCAGGCCCGCCGTCTCGCAGGCGATGTAGGTCATGATGTCGACCGGGTTCGAGGCGATCAGGATCAGACCATCGGGGTTGTACTTCACCACCTCGGGGATGATCGAGCGCATGATCGCGGCGTTCTTGCTCAGCAGCTCCAGGCGGGTCTCGCCGGGCTTCTGGTTCAGGCCTGCGGTGATCACCGTCACCTCGGCCCCGGCCAGCGCCGAGTAGTCGCCCGCGTAGATCTTCATGGGGCCGACAAACGGCAGGCCGTGGTTCAGGTCCATAGCCTCGCCCTCGGCGCGTGCGTTGTCCACATCGATCAGCACCAGCTCGTTCGCCGTGCCCTGCTGCATCAGCGAGTACGCGAAGGATGCGCCGACAAACCCCGTGCCTACGAGACCAACTTTTCCGGTCGCGTTCATAGGACCAACTCCTTCCGCTGCCCGGTCGCGGCGGGCTGCGATGGCTCACAGCAGGCGGGCGACGCGGCGCTTAAAGGCTGACTTACATCTTAGTACGTATGCTACCAGAAAAGCGACGTAAACAAAATAGGTCGCTTTTCTCTTGACATGTGAAAAAAGTATCAGGCTATACGAGGCGGTGGTAGGCCAGCCAGATTATTTCCTAGCGCAGCAGAAAATAGTATCGCCGCGTGATCACACCCTCTTAACAAAGAGAAACTATTTACACTCCAACGGCCCGAGGCCTTCGCCCCGGGCCGTTGGACATGGCGACGCTGGCCGCTAGGCTACTTGGCCCACAGGTTCTCCAGCTGGTGCGACAGCAGCCCGGTGGCGAACCAGGCCCAGTTCTGGTCGTAGTAGTTGTCCTTCTCGCCCCAGTACGACCCGGCGGGCGAGGTATGGTAGGCCCGCGCGATCTTCTGCTGGTAGACCTGCTCGGCCAGCTCGGGGCTATCGCTAAACATCAGCTGGCCGATCGCGCCCGCGTACATCGAGATCGACTCGTAGGGCGAGGCCACACTGCCATCGGCATCGTAGGCTGCGGCCAGCTTGCCATCGCGCTGGAAGGCCCGCGATGGCAGATCCATACCCGCGAGGGCCTCGGCGGCGCGCGGGTCGTGGAACCACTGCCAGTCGAGCGCGACACGCCACGGGGTGCGGCTGGCATCGTAGGAGAACTGGTCGGCGTACTCGCCAAACTGTGGCGCGGGCTTGATCGTGCCGGTCGTCGCATCTAGGGCGATCCAGTTGGGCACGGTGCCGCTCCCCTTGCCAAAGCGCGCATCGCTGCGGATCTGAGCCAGGATCTGGTAGCTGCTCTCAGTCAGCTCATCCCAGGGCGTGCCAGGGTCGGCCTGCGCAAAGATGCGGTAGGCGTAGGGCGCGAGGTACGAGGGGTTCACCACGGGGTCACCCGCTGTGGCCCACGCGCCAGCCGCCAGCACGCGCTGGCCACGCACATCGACCGTCAGGTCGCTCCAGATGCCGCGCATGATCTGCCGCGCCTCGTCGGCGTAGCGAGGCTCGTCCCAGCGGCGGCTGGCGAACAGCAGCGCCAGCGCGACATCCTGATCGGCATCGCTGGCCGCGCCACGGTCGGCCACGCCGTACTCGCCGCTGGGCAGCTTGTCCCACAGCCAGGCCAGCAGGCCATTCGGCTGCTGCAGGTTGGCCTTGGTCCAGCCCCACACCTGATCGAAGGTGGCGCGGTCGTCGATAAATATCGCCCGCAGCATAGCGTAGGACTGGCCCTCGGATGTGGTCTTGCCGCCAGCGCCCCGGTCGATCACCCGCCCGCCCTCGATAAAGGCGCTGCGGTAGCTCGCCCACGAGTCGCGCATGATACTCGCGGCCTGGGGCACACTGGGGCTGTGCATCATATACACGCTCACTGGCCATGCGCCCATGTCGAAGGTCTTCAGCGGGATGGCGGCGGCCAGCGCCTGATCGAGCAGCGGGTCGTGCATGCGGCTGGCGTCGCCCAGCATCTGGTTGGTGGTGATGATATAGTCGATCGAGCGCCAGTCGCCGCCAAACACACCGTTGCGGATGGCCGGGTCGTCGCTCACCTTCCAGTAGTAGTGCGCATTGGGGAAGGCCTGACCATCGGGCGCGGCGTGCAGGTCGAGCCACATCGACTGATCGATCACGATCTTGGCATCGTGCGGGATGTTGGCGCGCACCCAGGCGGCGGCGGCGGCGTGCACATCGGCCTGCTTGCTGCGCCAGAGCGAGAGCGTGTCGTAGCGAAACTCTAGGTGGGGGTTGTGGTAGCTGAGCGAGATACACCACAGGCATGCGGCCACCGCCGCCACGCGGCCAAGCGTGGCCGCCTGGGCAGCGCGGGCACCCATGCGTGCGAGGCCGTGGCGCATGGCATCGAGCGCCATCCCCAGCACCGCGCCGAGGCAGATGGCCTGCAGCGGCAGCAGCGGCACGAGGTAAAAGGGCAGCGTCACCCCGCCGCGCCCGATGAACAGCCACAGCGACAGCGCCATCAGCGCCACCATGCCCAGCGTACGCCGCCAGGGCAGCATAACCAGCGATGCCAGCATCGCGGCCAGGCCGCCCACCAGCAGCAGCGGCTCCTCCTGCCGCCAGGTGCGGATGGCGCTCCACACCCCGCTGTGCAGCGAGAGCAGCCCCGCATCGCGCTCGCGCGCCGACTGGTAGGCCAGCGAGCCGATCAGGCTCACGTGCGAGTCGATCCCGCCAGCGGTGGTGCCGCTGGGCAGCAGCTCGCCCTTCAGGAAGGCCAGCAGCGGGTAGAGCGAGAACAGGCAGCACACGATCGTCACCCAGCCGATCACCGCCATCCAGCGCTGCGCGCCTTTGGTCTGGCAGGCCACCACGCAGGCCAGCGCGGGGATGAGGAAGATCGTCAGCTCCTTCGAGAGAATAGAGATACCGAGGGCCGCGGCGCTGAGCCAGATCCGGCTGAGCGAGGGTTTCGGCCAGACCAGCAGCGCCAGGCTGGCCAGCATCCAGAACGTGGCGATATTATCCAGCAGGATGCGGCGGTGGTAGTACAGCCCATAGCCCGAGAGTGAGAAGGCCAGGGTGGCGATAGTGGCCGCCATCACGCTGCCGGAGACGCGCCGGGTGATCGCATAGACCATAGCCACCGCGCCCACCTGCATCAGAAACATGAGCAGGCGGCCAGTCACCAGTGGGCCACCCAGGCTGTACATGCCGCCGGTGAACTGCACCCACAGCGCCAGCTGCACCCAGCCGCCCGGCGCGTGGTCGTACCAGTAGGTGTATGGGGCCAGCTGGCGGTGGTTGATCAGCGACCACGCCTGCGCCATGTAGGTGCCCTCATCGCTTTCAAAGTAGGGGAAGTGGAACATGTTGTAGCCATGGGCCAGCGCCGCCAGCAGCACCAGCGCGATCGCCCACAGCAGCTCGGCGTGGCGCGCCAGCCAGCCGCTGGCCGACTGAGCAGCACCGGTCATTTCGTCCGCCTGTCCCGATACGGTAGTGATTGCGTGAGAGCGAGGGGTCATAGCGTTACCTCTGTACTAGAATGATCTTGAGATGTTATTTATTATGCCCAACGATTTATTCAAGCCAAAGCTAGCGCCGGCCCACAGCAGGGAGCGTGTGACAATGGGCCAGATCGCAGCCTATGACGTGGGGAAAAAGGGCTAGGCGCGGCGGTGTGCGCCTAGGTGGCGGGTCTTCTCCCAGCCGGTCTCGCGGCGGGTCTCACGCCAGATAGCGCGCACCGCGCTGAGGCCCATCATCAGCTGGTAGGGCACGTAGGTGAGCGCCATCTGCACGGGCAGCCAGAGCGGGAAGCGCAGCTTGAACTCGCGCGAGAACATCCACGCGCCGATCACCGAGACCACAAACTGCATCACAAAGGCGTACAGCGGCAGGAACGACACCAGCGTCACGCCCAGCGGCAGCCGCAGCCACAGCACCGACAGCAGCATCGCCGGCCACAACAGCAGCAGGAAGCCCTGGAACAGCGGGTAGGAGAGGGTGTAGACCGCCAGCAGCCGCTGGGCCAGCGTCGGCAGCCGCAGCCAGTCGCCCTTGGCCAGCACCTGCAGGAAGCCCTGGTGCCAGCGGGTGCGCTGCTTGATAAACTGCTCGGCGGTGTCGGGCGTCTCCTCGCGGGTGACGTGCTGGGCATCATAGACCACGCGGATCGGCTCGCCCAGGATGCTCAGGCGGATGCCGATATCGGCATCCTCGGTGAGGCACTGCTCGTCCCAGCCGCCGACCTGCTCCAGCAGATCGCGGCGGAGGAACACTGTGTTGCCGCCCAGCGGCACCATGCCATGGTGGGCGTGGAAGTGCAGGCGG from the Chloroflexia bacterium SDU3-3 genome contains:
- a CDS encoding fumarate reductase/succinate dehydrogenase flavoprotein subunit — encoded protein: MATDTKTNPVDVRPATEFRDPLLNSKIPTGPIEQRWEQHKFDMKLVNPANRRKFTVIVVGSGLAGAAAAASLGEMGYNVKCFCYQDSPRRAHSIAAQGGINAAKNYRNDGDSVYRLFYDTVKGGDFRARESNVYRLAEVSVNIIDQCVAQGVPFAREYGGTLDNRSFGGAQVSRTFYARGQTGQQLLLGAYQALSRQIGAGTVKMFPRTEMVDLVLVDGKARGIVVRDMVTGKIESHVGDCVVLCTGGYGNVFYLSTNAKGCNATAIWRAHRKGALFGNPCFTQIHPTCIPVSGDYQSKLTLMSESLRNDGRIWVPKQAGDKRRPQDIPEAERDYFLERRYPSFGNLVPRDVASRNAKMVCDEGRGVGTTGLGVYLDFAEAINRLGKGTIEERYGNLFDMYHHITAENPYEQPMRIFPAVHYTMGGLWVDYELMSTIPGLFVAGEANFSDHGANRLGASALMQGLADGYFVLPNTVGNYLAQTKQEKVDTNHEAVRQVQNEADAQVKRLLNIKGKRTVDSFHKELGKIMWDDCGMGRTDASLKHALERIPEIRAEFWENVNVPGSDSDLNQSLERAGRVADFLELAELMCVDALHRTESCGGHFREESQTPEGEALRDDENFSYVAAWEFTGVGKTPVLHKEPLEFEYVHPSQRSYK
- a CDS encoding L-lactate dehydrogenase, producing MNATGKVGLVGTGFVGASFAYSLMQQGTANELVLIDVDNARAEGEAMDLNHGLPFVGPMKIYAGDYSALAGAEVTVITAGLNQKPGETRLELLSKNAAIMRSIIPEVVKYNPDGLILIASNPVDIMTYIACETAGLRPGQVIGSGTILDTARFRYLLSEYYQVDPRSVHAYIIGEHGDSELAVWSLANIAGVRLRDFVGSNGRGYDQAAMDDILFQTRNAAYEIIRRKKATYYAIGLGLHTLVESILKDRHSVLTVSTPLHGQFGVEGMAISLPSIVSRSGMEEVLNIQLAKDEIEAFQRSAQTLKENYAKL
- a CDS encoding phospholipid carrier-dependent glycosyltransferase, producing MTPRSHAITTVSGQADEMTGAAQSASGWLARHAELLWAIALVLLAALAHGYNMFHFPYFESDEGTYMAQAWSLINHRQLAPYTYWYDHAPGGWVQLALWVQFTGGMYSLGGPLVTGRLLMFLMQVGAVAMVYAITRRVSGSVMAATIATLAFSLSGYGLYYHRRILLDNIATFWMLASLALLVWPKPSLSRIWLSAAALGISILSKELTIFLIPALACVVACQTKGAQRWMAVIGWVTIVCCLFSLYPLLAFLKGELLPSGTTAGGIDSHVSLIGSLAYQSARERDAGLLSLHSGVWSAIRTWRQEEPLLLVGGLAAMLASLVMLPWRRTLGMVALMALSLWLFIGRGGVTLPFYLVPLLPLQAICLGAVLGMALDAMRHGLARMGARAAQAATLGRVAAVAACLWCISLSYHNPHLEFRYDTLSLWRSKQADVHAAAAAWVRANIPHDAKIVIDQSMWLDLHAAPDGQAFPNAHYYWKVSDDPAIRNGVFGGDWRSIDYIITTNQMLGDASRMHDPLLDQALAAAIPLKTFDMGAWPVSVYMMHSPSVPQAASIMRDSWASYRSAFIEGGRVIDRGAGGKTTSEGQSYAMLRAIFIDDRATFDQVWGWTKANLQQPNGLLAWLWDKLPSGEYGVADRGAASDADQDVALALLFASRRWDEPRYADEARQIMRGIWSDLTVDVRGQRVLAAGAWATAGDPVVNPSYLAPYAYRIFAQADPGTPWDELTESSYQILAQIRSDARFGKGSGTVPNWIALDATTGTIKPAPQFGEYADQFSYDASRTPWRVALDWQWFHDPRAAEALAGMDLPSRAFQRDGKLAAAYDADGSVASPYESISMYAGAIGQLMFSDSPELAEQVYQQKIARAYHTSPAGSYWGEKDNYYDQNWAWFATGLLSHQLENLWAK
- a CDS encoding succinate dehydrogenase/fumarate reductase iron-sulfur subunit, whose protein sequence is MDLTLNVWRQKDANSPGKMVTYQAKNVSTEMSFLEMLDVVNEELTNKGEEPIAFDHDCREGICGSCGVMVNGVAHGPGKGVTACQVHMRSFHDGETLTIEPWRARSFPVLKDLIVDRSAFDRIIQAGGFTSVSTGSAPEANAIPIPKENADLAMDAAACIGCGACVAACPNASAMLFTSAKVSQLALLPQGQPERAERVLDMVQQMDAEGFGGCTNYGECSAVCPKEISLDFIAKLNRELIAATVSHGGKKRRRQEPVGKSK